A section of the Thauera chlorobenzoica genome encodes:
- a CDS encoding Tex family protein, with amino-acid sequence MLPPIEHRIADELGVSPRQVIAAVQLLDDGATVPFIARYRKEVTGGLDDTQLRTLEERLGYLRELEERRATVLASIEEQGKLSAALRAEIEDADTKQRLEDLYLPYKPKRRTKAQIAREAGIGPLAEALLADPTLEPETEAANYLNAEAGFADVKSVLDGARQILMETFAEDAALLGELRSYLHEHGEVRSSVIEGKEAEGAKFRDWFDFKEPITTLPSHRALALLRGRNEGVLRLALEVERADADAPHPCEGRIAARFGIRNQGRPADRWLADTVRWAWSVKISIHLELELMGELRERAEDEAIRVFARNLKDLLLAAPAGTRATIGLDPGIRTGVKVAVVDATGKLVDTATVYPFEPRRDRESALATIAALAKKHSAELIAIGNGTASRETDALVAELLKRQPELRLTKVMVSEAGASVYSASELAAREFPGVDVSLRGAVSIARRLQDPLAELVKIDPKSIGVGQYQHDVNQGRLAKSLDAVVEDCVNAVGVDVNTASVPLLARISGLSSTLAANIVDYRDAHGPFRSRDALKGVPRLGPKTFEQAAGFLRIPSGDNPLDASSVHPEAYPVVERILARVQKSVRELMGNGSFLKSLKPAEFTDARFGLPTVQDILAELEKPGRDPRPEFRTASFRDGVETLKDLQPGMLLEGVVTNVTNFGAFVDIGVHQDGLVHISALSNTFVKDPHSVVKAGQVVKVKVLEVDAARKRIALTMRLGDDTAARRSEGPAAARPETRDRGAGQARQPAHRDGDRRPPRNGDGRLPATSDKPHTPPARRRDQGTPAAGGALAEAFARARSSK; translated from the coding sequence ATGCTGCCCCCGATCGAACACCGCATCGCCGACGAGCTCGGCGTCTCGCCGCGCCAGGTCATCGCCGCCGTCCAGCTCCTCGACGACGGCGCCACCGTCCCCTTCATCGCGCGCTACCGCAAGGAAGTCACCGGCGGGCTGGACGACACCCAGCTGCGCACGCTCGAAGAGCGCCTCGGCTACCTGCGCGAGCTGGAAGAGCGCCGCGCCACCGTGCTCGCCTCGATCGAGGAACAGGGCAAGCTCAGCGCCGCACTGCGCGCCGAGATCGAGGACGCCGACACCAAGCAGCGCCTCGAAGACCTCTACCTGCCCTACAAGCCCAAGCGCCGCACCAAGGCGCAGATCGCGCGCGAGGCCGGCATCGGCCCGCTCGCCGAAGCGCTGCTCGCCGATCCGACGCTCGAGCCCGAGACGGAGGCGGCGAACTACCTCAACGCCGAGGCCGGCTTCGCCGACGTGAAGAGCGTGCTCGACGGCGCGCGCCAGATCCTGATGGAGACCTTCGCCGAAGACGCCGCCCTGCTCGGCGAGCTGCGCAGCTATCTGCACGAGCATGGCGAAGTGCGCTCCAGCGTAATCGAGGGCAAGGAAGCCGAAGGCGCCAAGTTCCGCGACTGGTTCGACTTCAAGGAGCCGATCACCACCCTCCCCTCGCACCGTGCGCTGGCGCTGCTGCGCGGGCGCAACGAGGGCGTGCTGCGCTTGGCGCTGGAGGTCGAGCGCGCCGACGCGGATGCGCCCCACCCCTGCGAAGGCCGCATCGCCGCCCGCTTCGGCATCCGCAACCAGGGCCGGCCTGCCGACCGCTGGCTCGCCGACACGGTGCGCTGGGCGTGGAGCGTGAAGATCTCGATCCACCTCGAACTCGAACTGATGGGCGAGCTGCGCGAGCGCGCCGAGGACGAGGCGATCCGCGTCTTCGCCCGCAACCTGAAGGACCTGCTGCTCGCCGCGCCCGCCGGCACGCGCGCCACGATCGGGCTCGACCCCGGCATCCGCACCGGGGTCAAGGTCGCCGTGGTCGATGCGACCGGCAAGCTCGTGGACACCGCCACGGTCTACCCCTTCGAGCCGCGCCGCGACCGCGAATCGGCGCTCGCCACGATCGCCGCGTTGGCGAAGAAGCACTCCGCCGAGCTGATCGCGATCGGCAACGGCACCGCCTCGCGCGAGACCGATGCGCTCGTCGCCGAGTTGCTCAAGCGCCAGCCCGAGCTGCGCCTGACCAAGGTCATGGTGTCGGAAGCGGGCGCCTCGGTGTATTCCGCCTCCGAACTCGCCGCGCGCGAGTTCCCCGGCGTCGACGTCAGCCTGCGCGGCGCGGTGTCGATCGCCCGCCGCCTGCAGGACCCGCTCGCCGAGCTGGTCAAGATCGACCCCAAGTCGATCGGCGTCGGCCAGTACCAACACGACGTCAACCAGGGCCGGCTGGCGAAGAGCCTCGACGCCGTGGTCGAGGACTGCGTGAACGCCGTCGGCGTCGACGTCAACACCGCCTCCGTGCCGCTGCTGGCGCGCATCTCCGGCCTCAGTTCGACGCTTGCCGCCAACATCGTCGATTACCGCGACGCCCACGGCCCGTTCCGCAGCCGCGATGCGCTCAAGGGCGTGCCGCGCCTGGGGCCCAAGACCTTCGAGCAGGCCGCCGGCTTCCTGCGCATCCCGAGCGGCGACAACCCGCTCGATGCGTCCTCGGTGCACCCGGAGGCCTATCCGGTGGTCGAGCGCATCCTCGCCCGGGTGCAGAAGAGCGTGCGTGAGCTGATGGGCAACGGCAGCTTCCTCAAGTCGCTCAAGCCCGCCGAGTTCACCGACGCGCGCTTCGGCCTGCCCACCGTGCAGGACATCCTCGCCGAGCTGGAAAAGCCCGGCCGCGACCCGCGCCCGGAGTTCCGCACCGCCAGCTTCCGCGACGGCGTCGAGACGCTGAAGGACCTGCAGCCGGGCATGCTGCTCGAAGGCGTGGTCACCAATGTCACCAATTTCGGCGCCTTCGTCGACATCGGCGTGCATCAGGACGGCCTGGTGCACATCTCGGCGCTGTCGAACACCTTCGTCAAGGACCCGCACAGCGTAGTCAAGGCCGGCCAGGTGGTGAAGGTCAAGGTGCTGGAGGTGGACGCTGCGCGCAAACGCATCGCACTGACCATGCGCCTGGGCGACGACACCGCAGCGCGCCGCAGCGAAGGTCCCGCCGCCGCGCGCCCCGAGACGCGCGACCGCGGCGCCGGTCAAGCCCGTCAACCAGCGCACCGCGACGGCGACCGTCGCCCGCCCCGCAACGGAGACGGCCGCCTGCCCGCCACCAGCGACAAACCGCACACCCCGCCTGCAAGGCGCCGCGATCAGGGCACTCCCGCCGCGGGCGGCGCGCTCGCGGAGGCTTTCGCACGCGCGCGCAGCAGCAAGTAA
- a CDS encoding D-hexose-6-phosphate mutarotase, translating to MPSLIEHIDFHGQPALHLVTAAGARAIVSLHGAQVLSWIPPGGEERLYLSPLARFDGSAAIRGGVPVCFPQFAELGPLPRHGFARTISWSLTAERSGKDFALVTLTLSDSDATRALWPYPFWAELGILIEDSRLDLELEVENTGSEALEFTAALHTYLAVREVEQSRLEGLHGYTYHDQVDAGRTRRDSGDVLLIEAETDRIYHDVKRPLLLREYDRSLGVNADGFSDVVVWNPWVERSATIADLPADGFRRMLCVEAAAAHRPVRVDAGESWWGRQTLVAL from the coding sequence ATGCCTTCCCTGATCGAACATATCGACTTTCACGGCCAGCCCGCATTGCACCTCGTCACCGCCGCCGGTGCCCGGGCGATTGTCAGCCTGCACGGTGCCCAGGTGTTGTCGTGGATCCCGCCCGGCGGTGAAGAACGGCTGTATCTCAGCCCGCTGGCCCGCTTCGACGGCAGCGCGGCGATCCGCGGCGGCGTCCCGGTGTGCTTTCCGCAGTTCGCCGAACTCGGTCCGCTGCCCCGGCACGGTTTTGCCCGCACCATCAGCTGGTCGCTCACAGCCGAGCGCAGCGGAAAGGATTTCGCCCTCGTCACCCTCACCCTGAGCGACAGCGACGCGACCCGCGCGCTGTGGCCGTACCCGTTCTGGGCCGAACTCGGCATCCTGATCGAGGACAGCCGGCTCGATCTCGAACTCGAGGTCGAGAACACCGGCAGCGAAGCGCTCGAATTCACCGCGGCGCTGCATACCTATCTGGCCGTGCGCGAGGTCGAGCAGTCCCGCCTCGAAGGCCTGCACGGCTATACCTACCACGACCAGGTCGACGCCGGCCGTACCCGGCGCGACAGCGGCGATGTGCTGCTGATCGAAGCCGAAACCGACCGCATCTACCATGACGTCAAGCGCCCGCTGCTGCTGCGCGAATACGACCGCAGCCTCGGCGTCAACGCCGACGGCTTCAGCGACGTCGTGGTATGGAACCCCTGGGTCGAGCGCAGCGCCACGATCGCCGACCTGCCCGCCGACGGTTTTCGCCGCATGCTCTGTGTCGAGGCCGCGGCCGCCCACCGACCGGTACGCGTGGACGCCGGCGAAAGCTGGTGGGGGCGACAGACCCTGGTCGCACTGTAA